The window ATGGATGCAATACCAGGCAAAGATCGAGTTGTGTGTCACAGGACAAACCCGCTTACCATTGTATTTCAACAAAGTTAAGTGTATAAATGGCAAAACTGGGTTAACCCTCTTTATCCCAAAAGTGTGATTTTATCTTAGCTTACTACAAAAATAAACCCCAAAGGGAACCGAGTTTTACAACTCTAGTGGAGGAGGAGAAACATTAAGCAGTATTTTAGTACACTTGCCATGTATTGTTTAAATACAATGAGTTTGAGATTAATAGAGGTGATTCTTACATAAAGAATGAGTATGTAAACTCGTTAAAGAAAATACTGATGGGAAAATATTTGTATGGTGCAGGAGGAACGTCGGGCACGAGGTCTTCTATTGAAGGAGCTCACATGATCGGAGAAGCCGGTAAATGAAATCTCGCCTCAAATAAACTAAGTTAAATTCTGAAACATTGAATTTTTAGAAATTCTTGAAGGTTCAAAAAGTTATGAATGATATATGAATGTAATATGGTTTAAGAGAAAATGAAATTGGGTTGCTTTTATAATGAGTGAAATCCAATGATGTACTTATTTTTAGGAATGCCGAAACCATTGGATTTGGGTTGCTTTCGCAATGCACGAAAGCCAATGTTGGACTTGTTTCCGGGAATGCAAAAACCATTGGATTTGGGTTGCTTTTGCAATGAGCGAAAGCTATTATTGGACTTGTTTCTAGGAATGCGGAAACCATTAGATTTGGGTTGCTTTCGCAATGACCGAAAACTCATGTTGGACTTGTTTCTGAATATATGGAAACCATTGAAATTGACACTTGCTTTCACATTGAATGAAAGTCAAAGTTGAAATCATGCTTCAGAATTGtgagaatataaaaaacaaataatagaatTGCTTTTGTTGGGTACGAGAACCATCGCTGGAATTGTTTTTCTGAAGTCGAGGAAAGAAATGATGGATTTGGTTTGTTCCTAAAATGAGTAGAAGTGAATGTTGGTATTGTTTTCGTAGTGTTGgaaaatgatgaattttgaGTTGCCTTCGATATGGAATTCTGAATTTGTATCTTGTATGACTAGAAAATTGTGCTTTTGTGTATTTTGACGTGTTTTCTGTAGTTGTAACAAAAGACGTGACTATTAGTCATGAGAAAATTCTATAATACCCAATAAGAGAATGGGTACTCTTAATTTCGATATTTGTAGAAGgtaaaactattattataatctaAAAATCTTGCTTAATTAAATCTTATCTTGTTGCAGGACTTTCACATATCGGTGGACCAAATAACTAGAAGGCAGAAGGACTCCAAGATTTCAAGAACCTTTTGTTGTACATGTAATAGATCTTGTAATTTGAATAATTAACACTCTTTTTTGCAACAATACTATTCACTTGAATGTTTTCTTAGATGTATGTTTTATGTAGGATGATGATTAAGtactttcaaattaatttttatgcattttcttttaaaaaaattaaattgctctattcaaaattttatatataactatACGTTTATGCCTTAGGATaatcatatataattgtttAATAATTCTTCCTTCTGTTTAATGTAAGTTTTGAAGTTATATTGTTGAGAATATATGTGATCTAAATACTAAAAGATGAATGGACTGTGCAATGTTGAAAACATTTTTgagtaaagaaattgaaatgaatagCTTATGTGGTTATAAAAGCCTTGAAAGACAGGTAGTTGTCAATAACTTAGTATGCTTAACTATAGGGGAAACTCTCTTGAAATTTCGATGGAAATTTCATTAATCaccaaatgaatttttttaaaaaaattataccatGCTATTTTCTATGTTGATTTTTAAGTATGTTATGTTGTCTTCTTAATCGGGATGTTACAGAATCGTCGTGTCTTGGACCACATATGCCTTCCCATTAGCTACACTATCACTAGACATGTCAGATGACACGGtaattgactattttttttgcCATCGGACAACTCTCTAAGGTCATGCACTGATGCATTTGTAGCAACATTagcatcttttatttatttaacaatattaaattattgtatAGCCCCTAAAGGCATCTAAAtgttgcaacaaaaaaaaaaactatatttcaaAGACAAAAACTCCATTTCAAACCAgctttagaatttttaaaattaatgtcaaatttatcattttactgtacaaaaaatataaaaagactaaaCAAAAATTCTCTCTACATGTTCaatattttacaattattaAAGATATTTACATCATTTTAGTATgcgaagaaaatgaaaaagataaataaaagccCTTAGATAAAAGGcctatattttttactttcaaagacaacaaagtaattttactatgcagaaaaaaaaaccgacGAAATTAtcccaaatcaatttaaaaattactattagatctcatttaaaaaaaaatgagtttacCCCTATAAGTTAGGCAATTATTTTGTATaggaaagaacataaaaaaaaaacaattcaatatgcTGATCCATAATAAATTGTCTCACATGCTATagtaaaatattgatatattttaatattaatattaataagtgTGAGTTGAATGACAAGacaaattatcatttttaaataatcgaaaACAAGCTAAGgtccaatatttttgttttctactggGCTCCAAAACTAAGTTATGACATtctcatttttaaataattgaaaacaagCTAGTGCCaacatgttttcaatttcaacaactTTTGAAAGAAGGGAGATAGACGTGATTTTTGCCTTTTTATGGCAAGATCTAGTAATCTCAAAGTTGAAGGGTTAGTATATAAATCATCTAAGAATTTAAATATGACTAGCAAAAAAAGGTAAAagttatgaagaaaaataaaaaacttacgAACATCCATAATCGAGTGGCATTGATTATCTTGTGAAGAGTAAATGTGCTCAAACACTTTTTACCAGCAATAGATATTTTTACCAGCAATAGATAAGAGAAAGTTAATATTAGAGCCGAttattttcggtttggttaggtttttataaaaaaaagtaaccaaaccgaaatctttttttaaaaaataaaaaccaaaaccggttcaaaccgaccggttttggttcggttcggttttttagacaaaaactggttcaaactggtttagctcggtttttttttgtctcagtttttttccggtttggctcggtttttttccggttttttttttttcgattcagttttttcagttttttttttaattttctcgatttaattgattttttgatttttttaatcacctctaattaatatcaataatagaGGGTCATGTTACAAGCTGGGTTAAAGGAGAGCGATACTAAATATGACCAGGCATAAAACGCAAGACTTTATGTAAAATATCACAATAGATAATAACGGTTGACAATTTGAcagataaaaattcaaaattttggaTAAAAGGCTTTGACCTCAAATTAACTTATGTATCACATTAGCTAAATTAAATGCATTTTGAACAAAAGTCGATGGAATATCTAACCATAAGCTAACACCTCTAATGGAAGGTGAGTttgtaatcaaaattaaaatatgacatgtttatatttgaaaacCAACTTAATATATGAAATGATCAAGGTAAGGTGATTTACTTGATGtaaattattcaataaactaaatgaaaatggTAAAATATTGTTTCTAAAGATTCAGGTGAACCATGGAGTACTATAATGCACCTAATTATGGTTTCTATTTGTTATCAttgaacaattatttatttcagatataatttttttttaatttgatcctatAATGTATGTTCACATGTTTAAACATGATAATTCATTTTGGTTAGCGTGATGCGTCATATTtgtgatgttaaaaaatatctcattattaaattgatatttgattttataaaataagatttgattttatcaattgaaaaatacaacTGAAATATCAGGGacaaaatttaacataaaacaaagaaacaaccttttttatttttatttttatttttatttttatttttttttattgttcttgtgGTGTGAAAAGTTATGAATTAGTCCCttaagttttatgttttttcattttttatcccTACTGTTTTAAAGTTTCAAGTTTCAATcataaactttatttgttttatattcaaGTCTCTTGAATTTTAAAGGAAAGAGagagttattaaaaaattagataagagagagaaaataattgattagtTACATTATgaccactaaaaaaattaatattagtgTCAATGAGTTCTTTTTAGAGAGAAGAGTTCAATGAAGGTAGTATTTCCTTCTGAATACACCGTGAAAATTAGATAAGACtcgtaaataattttttatttgtttagattTAGGTTTTTCCAGAGTTTGAAATGAGTTTATTCATATTCTtagaatattttcatattttttttatataaaaacaagttgataaTTAGGTTATTAAGTTTCAATAACTCAGACCTCGACACTGTAGGTAGCTAAAAAGCGAACTAGAAGATGATGCATACTCTGCCTAGGAAGCTGATGCATCTTTTATGGAGACATCCGcctattgaaagaaaaaaacctagatACATGTGTTTGGCCTTCCAAATTTTAGATAGTTACTAAAAATGGCATTTTTGGATAAAAGATTTTTCATGAGAAGGTTTTGATAATtatcctttcttctttctttcttttttcttagaagggtaaaaattatgttatttgaatatattcAACCAATCCTAACAAGATAGTCATGATAATCAAGAAAGTTTAATCACTCTTCGTGAGccttcaaatttcaattttaaggATAATATTGAGGGGCTATACATTATGCATAAAACCCATGtgataatatatctttaaaattattcaaaagcaatttaattttatttgacataTAAATTGATCCAAGAATACcctgaatcataaaaaaaaaaagcgtaaaaaatcaaatatcaatgcATATGCAGAAGAAATGTAAATCAGTAATTAAGAGTCTGTTTGAAAATATAGctatggttgcttttcaaataacttttcgtgctgaaatatatgccaatgatttttttcatttttaaaaaattatttttgacatcagcacattaaaatgatccaaaacatacaaaacatattaaattttagcaaaaaaaaaaattgaattttttaggaacgcggtttgcacgcgttcccaaacggtttcTAAGTCTTGAAGGTCTAACCAGACTTATATACAAGAAATAATGTATGTTTCACAATAAGCTTAATTAAATTGCTTATATATCCCAATGTACAAAGTACAAGATTATATATAATCTATGTTTTATAGCCTAAAATTTTACTATGGTTGATTTCTCCCTTGTTCGCGTCTTGTTGTAGTTTCTCTTATAGCTTGTAAACTTTCATCCCCATATCCACATATCCTCCATGTGATGAAAGTGATAGCTCCACACattaacaaaaagagaaaacatattttttttattagtgaaaGATATTgcagaattgaattttaaatttccaggtttattctttttaatgaatttataaaacCTTAAATAGACTAAAAAGCTTACCTcaactaagaaataaaaataaaaattcaagattataaatagaaaaaagaagaaaatccaaaagaaacaaaaaaatccataaataataaaaaagtcatGAAAATTACCAAAACCAAGTTACTTGATATCAAAAAGATAAGTTCCAGGAGGtgtaaacaagttttttttttttttttgagattgatATTGCTAAAGAAACTAATTTGAGATGGAATAAATTAACGAAAAAAGATCATTTACcttaaagtttttgtttttaacaagataaaaatccaactattaaattcaattaattgtaATTGTGTAttgcccttgttttttttttttttttttatctgtaagAAGCAGGTATTTTCTAGTGCTCGGTCCATAATGATGCacgtaaaataataataattattaagtgCCTAGTCAAAGCAAAGATCGGCTCCGCCGACACTCACCGAAGGGTATCCAAGGAAGTGGCAAAGTGGTTATTTCCACCGGCATAGTAGTGGGCATTCAGCATCTAATCTGGAGGGTATCCAAGGAAGGGTACCAACcgttcctttttcttcttcttctttttctttttaattctttttaataaatgtaGTAGTTACTGTAACTGAAACAACTAAAAAACATGAGGTTGATTTAACGGTTCATGTAAAGAGtgcaaaaatattaatatattattttaattatttagcaaACAAATTCATATTATATTTGAGGGGCGTGGCTTGAAGTGAGGTTGGGCGTTCAATCTATATGGGAGCAAAGtttaattaacaaatttgtGATGTGGCTTAAGGCAAGGCTGCGGGTTTGATGGGGCAAATAAACGATAAGCAACCCATGCGCACGGGCTATTCTTAATAATTtcatcggtttttttttttactatttttttttttaattttatctttttaacctgacggtttttttttttttttatccaaaccgAAGAGAGAGCTTGTTAATGTTGCTGCGAGCAGGTAGGAGAAAAGGAGCATTCTtgatgtatttattaatttattttgatggatACATTCTGGTAATCCCAGGTAGCTTAAGACAGAATGTTGTTCAAGTTTGGACGAGCTTTACACATGACCTCCAATGGCTCGGCTCTGCTCATGAGATTGACCATCTTTTCAGTCATGTCGATTTCCTTTCCACCAACTCCCTCCCAGTCGAAGCACTGAATCAGCGAGCCCAAGGTCAGGGCCATTATTTTGTGTGCCAAGACCTCCCCAGGACAAGCTCTCCTTCCCACTCCAAATGGCAAGTGCTTATATGCTTCGGATTTCCAATTCTCAAATCTCTCAGGCTTAAAACTTTCTGGGTCCTCCCATATCTGGGGATCTCTATGAATGGCCCAGGCATTCACAAGTAAAATTGTACCAGCTGGCACATCATAGCCTCCAACTTCACAATCTGCAGATGACATATGCGGTGCTAAGAGTGGTACAACTGGATATAGTCGTAAGTTCTCAAGGATGATGCTCTGAAGGTagtgaagttttgaaaaatctGATTCATCTATTAAACGTTCATGGCCAATTTGAGTATCCAATTCTTCTCTGGCTTTCTTTACCACATCTGGATGGTTGAACAGATTACAGACTCCCCATTCTATAGATGTAACAAGTGTTTTTGTCCCAGCAAGCAACATTATCtgcaagaacaaaaaagaaaaaaaaacgaagggCAGTACCATTTAATAACAGCTTGATGCGGCAGGGCTCAAATAagcaaaaaagaataaaacatgaAACTAACCAGAATAAGtccttttattatttcttctGTATAGTATTCGGGTTCAGATTCCTGCAAAGTAAGTAAATGATTTATCATTGTGTTTCCGTTCTTTTCTCGTCGAAGTTCATCAATCAGTCCTTGCAAGATCAGATCCATCCTGTTACTGAGCCCAGTACACCTCTTGATAAATCCATTATAATCAACAGATTGAAAAATTGGGAACACGTCCCCAAGATTTGTCAACTCACTAAGGGCAGCATACCCTTGTAATGTCTCCTTAAACTTGGTTGCCTCCTCAACTAATTTCACATCTTCACCATAATATCGCTTCCCTGCAATCATTCTCATTACTATATTAAACGTGAAGTCCATAAACATGGACCTTAGTTCTACCTTAGCAAAACCATCGCTAGAATCTCGATGGAGTCTGCACAGCAATCGCCTGATTTCGTCCTTTCTGATGGCCAGAAATGCGTTGAGGCGAGACGAAGAGAAGATTTCAATTGCGCAAATGCGGCGAAGGTTGCGCCAATGATCGCCATAGCTGGCTGAAGCGAGGGTGGTGTTGTTGTAGTGCAAATACTTGCCAGCTAAGAACTGAGGACGATTGGCAAAAACTACGTCATTCTTGGTGAAGCATTCTTCAACAGCTGACGGTGATGATACAACCACCACAGGTCGAGGGCCCAGTCGAAGAGATATGATTGGGCCATATTTCTTTGAGAGGTTTTCAAGACGTCGATGGATGGGTTGTCTGAGGAGATGGAGATGACCAATAAATGGAATAGCCGGTGGGCTTGGAGGGAGATTTCtacatttttttctagtttgtagCGACAACTTAACTGCAAGAATAACAAGTGAAAGACATAGAAATGAGTAAACATGGGTTTCTTCCATTTGCATGGACTGAGTATAATCAGTTGTCTGATTTCAACACAATCCAACATATATAAAAGAGTTTTGCACTTCTGTTGCTATTTAAAAGTCGCTTGGtcagttgctttttttttcttcttctttttttttcacaaaagatGTAAGCAAAAttaactttctttctttatatcatttaaaattatttttttatcattcttcTTTGGCACATGTGGGAATTTCTACGCGGAAATCTTATGGCTGCATCTGGAAAGGCAGTTTCATGGACTTTGAATTTAACGTTGAGCTTTTCGATTCCCAGCACCCACTGCTACTGAACAGTACCCATATAATGGACTTTAAGTTCTCTGGAGGAAATAATTTCTAAAGGAACTTGGAATGACTGGTGAATTTGGCGGAAAGGGAGGTCTCGAAATGGAGGACGAATTTTTCGGCCGACTTTTACGATGGGTTTCGGTTGATGCGAGACCATCTAGATGATCGAAAATGAAATCGCATAAATTTACGGCTGCCCAGTGTGCGAAATTAATGTCTGCTGGGTTGCAGTTATATATATACTGTTCAGGCCAGCCAATTACCGGAGGAACACAACTAGTATAttagatgatttttattttttattttttttttatttacgtggggtgtccgggccaacTTACGCGCACCActactattccccacggcccgctggatatcctgcaagcccaggagcaggtaaggcaccgcgggggtgacaggcgtacacatagagggtcgaacccgggacgggggcggaacaagtcacacgaattaACCACAACAGTTAAACCCTCATGTGCTGGGTACACACGAGAGCTCGAACTAGGGCACTCAGGCAGGGCAAAGCCTGCCAAGGCCACTGAGCTACAAgcctcgtgtgtgtatattagatgattttattttatcccgTGCTGTGCCACATATAAAAgtagtttttctttaataaaataagtatTCAATTGTTGTTATCATgttttctgataaaaaaaagttaggcataaattcaaaataagatgttatttttaattttaaaaatattgatatgatgatatatttaataaattttattttttaaatatttagataATAACATATTGAATCGATTTATATTAATCTGTTAAACCTACAACCCGGatcaaaaagcaaattaaaataaattcttaaaaataattcttaatcaacccaatgttgaagtataaaattttttaaaaataaattaaaaaataacaaaaaaactacttGAGTCAACTTTAATT is drawn from Populus nigra chromosome 5, ddPopNigr1.1, whole genome shotgun sequence and contains these coding sequences:
- the LOC133694080 gene encoding cytochrome P450 81Q32-like, with translation MQMEETHVYSFLCLSLVILAVKLSLQTRKKCRNLPPSPPAIPFIGHLHLLRQPIHRRLENLSKKYGPIISLRLGPRPVVVVSSPSAVEECFTKNDVVFANRPQFLAGKYLHYNNTTLASASYGDHWRNLRRICAIEIFSSSRLNAFLAIRKDEIRRLLCRLHRDSSDGFAKVELRSMFMDFTFNIVMRMIAGKRYYGEDVKLVEEATKFKETLQGYAALSELTNLGDVFPIFQSVDYNGFIKRCTGLSNRMDLILQGLIDELRREKNGNTMINHLLTLQESEPEYYTEEIIKGLILIMLLAGTKTLVTSIEWGVCNLFNHPDVVKKAREELDTQIGHERLIDESDFSKLHYLQSIILENLRLYPVVPLLAPHMSSADCEVGGYDVPAGTILLVNAWAIHRDPQIWEDPESFKPERFENWKSEAYKHLPFGVGRRACPGEVLAHKIMALTLGSLIQCFDWEGVGGKEIDMTEKMVNLMSRAEPLEVMCKARPNLNNILS